DNA from Platichthys flesus chromosome 20, fPlaFle2.1, whole genome shotgun sequence:
AGGCATATTTGAGGACTATAATCATATTTTAAGTAGTTTGATGAACCCTAAACAcgggggaggaagaagaaaaagaaaaatgcaatcGACTTCGGTGGTTTGGAAATCGATGTGGACGTCAGCGAGCCCGGAGCAAATGAGTCAACAAGCAATAAACGTTTCAAAGGAAACTGATAACTTCATATTTGCTGAGATTACGGTTAAATATCTGCAACTGATTGGAAATCAATGACTCATATCCCTCGATAAACAAGAATCACACACAAGCTTCCAGCCACATTATTCACACAGGATGAGAGACTCTGAGCCACGAGCCGATGATGCAGGAAACTCTTTCATCTGCAAGAGAAagtctgacattttgaaaaacaacgGTGATATTTCCTCCCTGAGTCAATAATTAAAATGCCACCGGTGCAAACAGGAAGTCGTCTGCGTGGATTCCGGCCTCGGCCATAAATATTTAAAGCTGCACATAGCTGGAATAAATGGCACTTCATCACACTGAGGCCTGCGAGCATTATTGATGAGCGTTCAGAAACAAGCCTCCTGGATTCCTTCAAATAAACGGCAGAGGGGGACCTATAACCTGCCGCAACACATAATCCCTCCATTTTGCTCCAGCCACTTCCTGCCCCTCACGTCTCCCGGCTGGAGAAAGTGGACCTGGAATGTTTCTCCGTCAGAATCAGACACCGTTTACCGACGTGCAGGCCCAGAGGTCtggaggttttaaaaaaaaatgcagggATCCTGTTATTTTGATACCTCCTCCGTTATCCACCCCCTTCTTTCATACCACATCGATTTGAAAATGCTCAACTCGCAGCGGCGGTTTGAATCCAGccagagcagggaggaggtcCCTGGTTTACTGGGGCCCCCTGAGGGACCACACAGCTGGCCGGCGGTAATTGGGCCGTGCGAGGGGACCgcggtgcaggaggagaaggtagAAGGGAGTTGACCCTCCTCGCTGACCCTGCTGGACGCCACGCTGCGACAGCCCTCCATCGCAGGTCGGGGTCCAGGCCTGTGAAACATAAAATAGCcttttctctgctctcctctcgctctgtcATCTCATTCCCACTCCTGATGTCATTCCTGACTTTCTCTgactccctctgtttctctccgtTCCTCTATTTGTGTCATTCGTCCTCATGGCAGAGTTTAAAGTGGAGCTCGAGCAGGTGTTTGCCTCCATCTAGTGGCGGAAATGTGCAGCAGCACAAGAGAACTGAGGTTCGTGCTTCCAGTTTCCTGAACTATGACGTCATTGTTTGACTCTGGTGTTCATGTGCTTGAACTAAGGGGGACCAGGGTTTTACTGTCAGGACCCTGAGGCCTGTCTCCAGCACTTTACCTGTTTTCTAGATCACTTCTTAAAACCGTGTTTTTATGGGACAGACTTGATTTGAGGATTCAAAGACGAACTGATTAGAATCtgctggtcaaaggtcaaggtcactgtgaccttatgAAACCTGTTTTTACCTTGTGAACGTCGAGAGATCCTTTCAACTTCAGCAGAgatgttcacttagactcacagATTAACTGGTAGGATTTTAAACcgtaaaggtcaaaggtcacggagGCCTCAGAAAACATGCCTCTTGAACAATGTGCCCTCTCGAGACTTTGGCATTTgggaaaataaagataaagtggtttcaaatataaaaccatTTCAAATGCActtcagaagaagaaagaaaaaaggttacAGCCATACAGTTATAGTACAGTAGTTGAGAAGTACACAAAACTGTTTGCAGATACTTTTATCTCCTCAACCTCATATCCTCTGTTTCCTGGACGTCACAGTAACAAACCACACGTGATCAGATGTTCATACCTCGGCCATTTATTTCTTCAACATAAGAAAGAAGGGACTTCTCCgaggtaagaaaaaaaaaacattgcaattTAAAATCCTGTGCACTTCCTCGATGTCTCGTTCTGTGAAGGGAGCCGTCCCCTTCCTGCAGCGTGAAGTGAGATACACCAACTGAAAACTTTTATCTGTAAGGctttgggtgggggggtgggggggggggtgcatgaaTGGACGTGGAACCAACGAACAGCCGATCCTCCACCGCtaaagccccccccaccccgagcAGTGTGGCGGACTCCGGGACGAGTCGGCTGATTTGTGCTGGAGCTCCTGCTTTAGGCCGTTTGTCAGGATGGGAGCCAGGAGACGATGacagacctggagtcagcgCTCTACCTGGGCCAAGCAGTGATTTCCGGTGTTTGTTTGGACGCCCTCAGGAGGACCAGATGAACGGGGCTCATTGCATCATGGGCAATTCGAGATAAGTTCAGCCAGATGGGTTTTCCATGATGTCAGATATCAACTGTCACTAACGGAGGGTTCTTAACGCGTCAGGCCTTTTGGCTTCTTCGGCGCAGATGGCCGAGCTGCACCTCGTGGGAACACGGAAATCACAGGAAATGATTTGTAAGTCAATTTACTCTTCTCTTCCGTGATGAAGAACACGACTACCTGGCTCGATGCTCGATGGTTTCAATCCCGCTCTCTGCTCCGGTAACTCGGGTTTAAACAAGCACCGTGAATGAATCACAATTACAGCCCGGGCCCAGGTCCGGCTACTATTACCTTATAAACCCGTCCTAAAACAACAGGGATGATGACGCTTAGCTGGAGAATCACAATCACACGTGTGCGGACAGTTCAGTTTCCAAcggtacaaaaaaaaaacaccactttTATTAGAAAAGCCAAAATAATAAACGTGGAATCAGCTTAAGTCCCGTTGCAACAGGACAACTGGAAATAAAAAGGTCAAGAAGAAAAATGCACTTTCaactctgaacacacacaaaccgaacAACCTGTATACTGTAACAGGCAAGTTATGACAGTAAAATGCAGAAATCCACATTTGCTTTAGTGCGTGTTACATACTCAGTATATATAACAATATACATCTATGGCATTTCACGTTTGACATTCTCAATAATACATAAATGTACCTGGAGTATAACCCACAAAGTGATGCTGGTACCTTGTTCAAAAGAAACTTTACACTGACgttacatttcacacacagagaagaaggaaaacgAGGGGCTGGATCGAAACGACGTCAAtcagctgttaaaaaaaagagcttTGTGCACAAAACCACGAGATTTgttgaccagcaggtggcagtgtTTGTCTGTTACTCAATGCATAAACTAGACTGGAGCCAGGAGGGCAGCCATCTGGGaagttttctgtttgtcactTTGATTCAACCTCAAAGAATAGAGCCCAGTGTGAGGGAGTAGAAAATGTCTGATACTGATATACAGGCCGatatacatgttttttcttttttaaatttccaaCGATTTGTAAGATGTCGTTTTCAAGAAGCTGTGGAAAAACATGTTCTTTAGGTTTGAGATGTTACcagcaaaaataaaagctgataCCGACCCATATATCTGTAAAAGGCTCAAACTGGTCAATAAATCTTTGTTTGACAGAAAACTTCAAACTGCGGCTTCCTCACGAGCCCAGAGCGGCCGATGGCTGAATCGATGAGCAGGTCGGTGCCGGCAGCTGATGCTGTAAAGTACGTGCCCTCGTCCTGGACCCGATtcaaagcttaaaaaaaacactaacaggACGTTTCCCAACTTGTGGAGAGTTAGTTGTTGCTTTTTCTCGAGTTTTCCAGAAGGAGGGGCCGTATCGTAGAGCAAGATGAAAACGTTCAGATGagtgagacccccccccccccccccccccgctcctctaTAAAGACAACCGAGCCGATCACAAACATGTACAAATGGCTTCTGCACAATACAGTCGGTCGCTTGGCAcaatgttggtgtgtgtgtgtgtgtgtgtgtcgctgggCTCGGAGGTCAGTGGTTCTCTGTCTGTAGAGTATtccttgttttattgtttaaaaaagagACAGCTCAGGTGTCTGTGTGGTTTGGGGTTCGTGATGAGGTGATGGGGAGAATCCAGAGCGACGCATGCGCTGGGTAACTCTTGAAAACGCTCTCAGATTCGAACGACTGATTCCTCTGGTTTCAGGTGTTTGAGAGTTTGAGATGCTTCAGATCTGAGAGATTTTTCAAGTGTGTGAGATGATGAAATGACAGGACGCCccctgcaggagaaagaggtCACAGCCCCACCGGACGTTTCAATGCATGTTCTCACAGGTTGGATTGTATATGAACTGATTTCTGTATAAACATTTTTTCCCACTGAAAAAATAtaagataataaatatatatcatcaGATAATTTAACGGTTTCTTCAGTTGATCTCTCGACTGTTTCCTCAACTCACAGATCGGTTGATTGGTCgataaatatcagaaaataatgaaattaataaTTGTTAGAAGCCAAAGGATGTTTAATTacataattaaatgtaatttgattaaaatttaattaattataatataatattttattcaagCTGCGACGTCTTCTGTCTACAATGATtgcacagcgccccctggtggagagTCTGCAGCCTGCTAAATGTAAACATAGCACTGCATTGAAATGTGAAGTGTAGCTGGAGAATCACTTCTCTCTCAGAGCCGGACCACGTTCACACCCGGTGTTCGAATCCGTCAGGAGTGATCACGAGGGGACGACGCTAAGTCCAGGTGTCCCAGGACGGACGTtaaaaccaggtgtgaacggggacccccccccaaaaacccCTGTCAGGAAAGAAATCAAATGATCCCGAAGCAAAACATGATGAGATGATGAGCGTGAGCGTGTCCTCGGCCGGATCAGCCTCTGGGGACAACGACCGATATTTTGACCGCTACTCGCTCTACAATGTTTAGTTCGTCCGGCTAACGAGAAAAACGTTTCTCTGCAAGAAACCTAAACAGTGATACTTCTTTTAGGTCTTATATGTCAGGCCGACATTTGAAGAAGCTACAGACTCTGCGACATTCCGAGTACAGAGACGATTCGCAGGTTAACCCGTTAGCACCCTCTGCTGCCACCTGCATCTTGGTAGTTATGGCGTCTGAAACTTAAAAAACCTGCGTAAACACGATGACGTCATGTCCTCAGTTTCCCCCGCTGAGctccaacaccccccccccccccagccgtgGTCAGCGGGTTTTGCAAAATTGCGATAGTTCCAAAATATCACAATTCCACAGAACACTGTACATGCACATCATATCTGAATATCAATGCACATGTAACTCACTGTGAAACCAAGTAATGGGAGTACTCTGTGATGTCATATACAaatattatatgatatattaGGACATACTGACAATACCTACACGTTACAGACACATTGCTCATACATTCATATATGTCAACActtaaatatgtatatacagtatacatgtatatattcatatgtATACAGATATATATCCGAGGAGGAGTAAATAGTGCCATTAATGAGGTGAGACGACCTAGTTCCCGTTTCTTCTCTCCGGTCACACGAGCAaactaactctaaccctaacccgagGGGGGGCGGGGTTTAGAAAAGCACCGCGTCActtcacaccccccccccccccggcacgATGTCTAGTTTACAGTATTTACGCCCAGTACTAAATACAATGTCACTCAAAATGTACTCTTCAACTATATGTAACAACTACAGCCGGAATAGTCATATTTATATGTGATTACATTCTATATATATCTGATGGGAGTATTGACATATATTGCAATGCTTTGATACGTACATACGAAAAGAAGGCGTtccaccctgtgtgtgtgcgtgataaATTACTgcacgacacagacacacacacacacacactcctcaggGTGAGACATGTGGTGTGTGGACCTCGGACAGACTGTGTGGATGAACTGGCAGTGGACGACTCTCTGGTGTGATGACTGGAACCTCCGGGTGAAGGTGGGCGACTCCCTCCTGCTCTTTAACACCTCAGGCCTCGAGTTCGAAGGTGGCTGACGGACACGATTAGTTCTAACCCGAGGAAATAACAACGGTGTAtattgggaggggggggtcgaGTTGTGAtggataagaaccaatcagcaaGAGAATGTGTTTCCAAACACGACggtttcaaactgaaacacattcGGCAGCATTTGCAAACGTCATTATTGGGGTCAAACTTCACGTGAAGGAAATCATTTACATCTAGAGCGAGATTAGACACTGATATGGATATCGCCCTATGTCGTTAATGATTAGAATTTGAACCTTTaacttttgtattttataaagTTTAACCGTAAACTTTTTGAATAAATCGTATAGCTACTGATTGAGCCACCGCTTTCAAGCTAGAGGCCCGAAACTGAAATTCCTCACAAAGCTGCAGTTTGATGGAACAGAGTGtgagtttctgtgtttgtgcgttaAACATCTGTCCCTGCAGACCGGACGACTTTAAGGATTGTGTGGGCAAACTGAACTCTAAGGGGCTTTTTCGTTTAGTTTTTCCTGGAATGTTTGGACTAATCCATATTTACATATCCGACTCATTTAGTCTTTAACGTTCTGCGTCAGTGACCCTCGATCTCTTGGAGTTCATTCAGAACCTATAGAGAACTCCTGCTGGCGGAGACATCGCTGACAGTCCCGGCAGTGGAGAACTATGGAATGATTGTGCTATAATCTtgtatttaaaagtattttttgtgtATAAATCAGGGAAAAGTTTTCACCGTCTGAACTTGGGGGAACTTGAGGAATGCTTAAAGTGGCTCAGCTCAAAAAAGATAGAAATTTAGAGCTTTGAGGTGCGAGCGGTGAGACGTCTGCACATCTGTTCGGTGAGGAGgtaacaagggggggggggggggggggttggtttgAAGTATTGGAGATCACACTCTTTGTCCAGAGAAGGCAGAGGACGGACGGATGCCCCCCCGCTGAGTGGCAGGGAGACGTGGACCAAAGATTCAGAAAAGAAACAgcgtgtacatgtgtgtgtgtgaatgaggaTTAATTATCTACACAGAACGATGCATGTATGTCTGTGATTCTGAATAATACCCCTGGTGGTCAGATGAGTGCTGGTTtagtctggggggggggttagtctCCGTGAGCAGCTGAGGCCTGTGAAAGGCATGATGGGAGGAGACGGAGGTGGGGAGGAGGGTCTCTTAATATCATTTGGTCTTTAGTTTTCCCACCTCGCCGTTCAGCTTGCCCTCCTTCGCCAGCTTGTTGTTCAGCTGGGACAGCTGGCGGAGGAAGCCCTCGTTGGGGCCGatctctctcttgtttctcaCGGTGGCCATTGCCAGCCGGGCGTCCATCTTGTGGCGGAGCATGAGGTAGGCGATCACCATGGTGGGGGAGCGGCTGTAGCCTTCTCTGCAGTGCACGTACACCTTCCctgcaggacacagacacagagacaataaGATGTTGgtgttatttattatatttacagAATCACGATTAGCATTACCTTCCTGTAAGATGTAACTGATACAGATATATCTTACAATATATCTGTATCATGGCTGCATGTTGACATTTACCTGAATGAACacatgaaacatgttttcattgtgtaaatTTGAGACAATCCTGCAGGATTCCTACGTCGTGGATGATCAGGACCAAAAACAATGATAAAACAAAAGGAGACAAAGGAGAGCAGGAGCCatggggaacatgtgctgtGAGCAAACTTGTCTAGCGAAGCATTTTCTGAGCCAGAAGATGCAAAATCCAAGACCTGACCTCTGCTGCCGACTCGGCAAAGTCAATCATCTTCACTGCAGCCTCATCTTCATCGATTCCTCATCCTGAAAACAGCAACGACTCTGTGCACACAACACGTATGTTCCCTGTATTTGTGTTGTGAgccctgtttgtgttgtttgtgtgtaactttCTTTTAAAGACGAGATGGAACCTCAGGGGGGGGATTGGACTTGGCAGCTGATGTGTCGGGCTCAGGTCACATCTGCAGATTCTGCACTTTATCAGGAAACCAACACAGATCTGTTTCGCTCCCCTGGTGTTATCTCATGCCTTTCCGCTGTCATTAGATATCCCTacgtcttctcctcttctctcttctctcctcctcctcctcttctctcctcctccatcctcttctcctccccgtcctctccccctcctctgtcctTTGCCGATGAGACAACCTCTTCAGTATCTAATCTCGCTCCCTGCCACAGATCAATGTCGATTCTACTGTATCCTCTTGTTAAACTCACTACCTGCCAatgtttccttccttctcttctcttcctctcttctcttctgctttATTCTTTCCTTCATATGTTAACTCAGTCTTTCTTGTGCCTCCACCGACCACTCCAGTTTCAGGTCACTGTCCAAGTTGATCTGTGACTTCAGGTGAACGTCTGTGCCACATGTGAAAGGAGTCTCTGTATAGACCACAAGGAACGTGCAGATTCACCGTGCTGAGAGATTCTCGTTATAAAACTGTACATAGATGCAGAATGGGTTTGTAGACCAGACCAATTCCCCACTGTAGCCTCGTGGCTTCATTAGATTCTTATGAACAATGCACCGAGGCAGTTTCTCATTAATATCCTGCAGCCGTGACCTTTTCGCTGCTCAAAGCTGAGGGGTCAGAAAATGTCAAAGATAATGTTGCACAACGGCAAACTCCAGCAGAACCAGGCAGCAGGAGGTGAAACGGGTTCTCctgtttctgctcctcctccatcctcctccctccttcactctctcgtTACAGCACAGAAGTCTCCTGGGATTAATCCTGTTAATCTGCTAAAGaatatttataaatcaaatgtctTATTTCAGACTAATTTCCCTGGagatttcttatttttttccgtTTCCCAGAACAAAAGTGTCACAGCAGGGCTCAGGAGTGGGTCAGATTTAGCCTGAGACGCTCaggaccatcaccatcatcttcatcttcatcattatcctcatcatcatcatctcctgtGTCCCACAtagcaataaataaaagaataaacgTACCTTTTCCGTTATTGTGTGCTAGGGCCTTGTCGATAAACTCCGCCCCCTCCTCGAAGAAGGCACTGAGGATGAACTTCTCCGTGTCGTTGGCCTTGATGCCGTGGTACGTGATGCCCGTGCCGGTGTAGAACTCGGCACAGGTGTTGACGTGCATGAAGGAGGTGCCCTCGGCCACGTTGAGGACGTGCGTCACTCCCAGTTTCTGCAGCCGCATGGCGTTCTGCGCCACGAACCTGTGAGGGCGAGACCAGAGACATGACCACGGTTTAACAAGACGGAAACAGACGCTGAGAAAACAAACTTCCTCTGATGGTGAAACAAAACTTGTTTGTGATGAGAACACGGCAGAACAAGACGTGTCGGACAAACACCAGCAGGAACAATCACACCTGACAGATTCTTCTCTGTGAGGAACACAGCGCGTCAGCACTGTTTACTTTAAAGTGATCTTCTAACAATGTAGGTTGCATCTTTCacgaggctgctgctgctgctgcctcgtGCATTTGGCAGCGTCGCAGCTTCTCTTGACTCGAGGCCAGATTCTGTAAATCTGCAGCTCGTGCACAAGCAGTTCTACAGATTGTTTCTTACAACTGTGGTCGACCGGAGGTTAAATTACAAAGTAATCTACAGGTCTGATGATCCTTCACTGCATGAAACTGAAGATGCTTTAATGCTGAAGTGAGAGACGACATCGAACCTCAGAGAAatgaactgtttgttttttaaataaatatttagtaTTTACTAGTTTTAAGGAGCTcatgtttttacacaaaaactacagaactgaTTACACCCATTGAATTTTCATGCAAATCCaaatcagggggtggatccaggaatcggctgtggctgagaggtagagcggtcgtcctccaaccggaaggtcagcagttcaatccccagtctgacccatctgcatgccgaagtgtccttgggcaagacgctGAACCCCGAAACgccccatagaataactaagtgcagtgaatagatgcactgtatgaatgtgtgtgtgaatgggtgaatgtagaactgtactgtaaagcgctttgagtcatcaagactagaagagCACTGTATAAATACATTGCCATTTAccattattcaaataatttcaatttgttttaaacaaacacacatattcctaacaaacagcaacacagtgtttggctgctctcgtctgattggctgagtgcCTGTGTCCACTGGCTGCAGGCCCTGTCCATTGATTCTGAATGAAATGACTCTTTTCTTTATGTTACATTAAAGTTTTATGAGGCATTTTGTGCTAATTAACCAAATAGAATTTATGTttaaacacaagaaaacatgCTGCAGCTAATAAAGACATCAGATTCTCTCGAGTCTCAACACGTGAGAAAGGGAATCACACCATCGCTGTGGATTCCaatataaagacaaattaaaacgATTCTCATCTGTATTTGCTTTATTCGTATCTGAGCATCATGAATCTCAAGGTGAAACCGCGATGTGTGCGTTTGATGCCGTGTCTGCTTGCAGTCGATATGAAGCGGGCGAGGCCGAGGTGACCCTGCAGCTCCCTGGAGGCGGCGGCCTGCAAACCCCCCTCTGCAAGAACTAATCCAACCAACCCTGACTGCCACCATTTTGCTTTACAGCCCGGGGGGGAGGAACACAGCGACCCAACAGCAACCCGCCAGTGACCCGCCAGCGACCCGTCTGCTCACGGGTCAGTACCGCTGCCGTTTTACATATTTGTGTGCATTAAGATTGCGTGTGAGCGGGTGGGCATGGATGATTGAACATGTGTCACCCTACGTCCATGCAGCTCCATGCAGAGCAGCGCTGGGTTCAGCCGATTCAtaccctctcttcctctctaccTGGCCAGTCCctacctccacctcctcctcaccctcctccacctcctccacctcctcctcctcaccctggGATCTGCAGTCCCACAACATCCATTATTAAAGAGCAGCTTCACAAAGAGCCAGAGTGTTCCTCGTAGACAACAACCGCACCTCCAGTTCGTCCCTGAACTGCACACAGTGGGTTCAGAGTGCTGACGGCCACAGATCTGAGAACAGGGCACGAGTTCAGGAAACATTGTGATTTATTTCTGGAGGAGAGCTTCTCAGCGGCTGCTCACTTCAAGCGGGAGCTGTGCGAGTCCAAGTCTCATTGAGCTGGATTTACCTCCATCAGAAAGGAgtttttatccttttatttctattttattcgATTTGTTTTGACATCTGTtcattcttttcttattttacaaCCCTTTGAGTAACTCTAAtataaatgtgctttataaataaacttgacttgacctaaaaaaaacactcatttaaaaaacactccACAGTAAAACTATATATTCTGAGCTAAAGACGGCTAATGGGTTTGACTCCTGTGGGATCGCATGACTCATAACTGGAACTGGGCCCATTAACCTTTTTTACATTTAAGACTAATTAGACTCCACCGTTCAGTTTCAGTGCATCTGTTTGGATCTCATTCCATCGGCCTGCTACACGGTTTCAGTTGTAACGAGGTGCGACTCATACCGAGCCTCAGTAGAACGTCTCCGCGGCTCCCAGTGGCTCCCAGTGGCTCCCAGTGGCTCCCAGTGGACTTGGCTCCGGCTCTAATCAACGATCAATACCGCTTCTCTCTGGCTGAGCCGTTGGTGCGATCAGGTTTCTGTACACTGGCCTTGTCTGGAACCCGTAAGTTCTTCAATATTAAAGTACTCCACTAATGGACTTTGATAAGAGGCTGCAAAGCAAAATGCAGCTTTTCTCCCTAATCACTCGACATGATTCCTTCATCAGACATGAAGGCGTCTCGCCCTGGAAGCAGCCGGCTCATCAGAGTCTCTGCTTCCCGCCTGCTGCCCGGTGGCGCTCAGCGGCGTCCAGCACTTTGTTTGGAGACTTGGCCGAGCAGCTCGGGCTTTTCAGATTGATTCTGTAGAAGCTCTGAGGTTCAGTGATGTTCATGTGTTTCTTCCTGCTCGCCCTCCTGCACTCCACCGCTCAGACACACTGTCTCATCCCCGGGCCGCTTCTCTACAGTGAATCCATACAAGTGAGATTAAGGGCGGCTCGGTAAAAGCTTATATTACATTACAAGTCCGATAAAAAGCTTttggaaagtgtgtttgtttcccatcGCTGCTTCTCGACGTTGTTCCGACAAATTTGACACTTGAAACCAGAAAATCAACCTTTTACAGATGTACAGCAAATGTCATTGTTCAATTACCGACCTCAATAAAGGGATTCTGTTCtgttctatataaataaatacgaTTATAGTGTTTTCATTCGTGTTTGATCACCAAGTCGCACCGTCATGTTTCTACGGAAGCTCAGAACGGACAAACTGAACACTGTCTCCACATAGAGCGGTTCACAGGATCAGTAGGTTGCAATCTGCCACCTCACCACTAGAGGCCACTAGTTCCTTCACACTGGTCCTTTAATCTGCACCTGCTTTGATCATCGTTTAGCAAATATCTGTTGGAGCTTCGCGACAGACAGAGGTGGAGACg
Protein-coding regions in this window:
- the dusp3a gene encoding dual specificity protein phosphatase 3 → MKKHLSPGKQQQQPPPAPAVIPAPSTGEVTVQQLNEMLADESGFYSLPTQHFNEVFPRIYIGNAFVAQNAMRLQKLGVTHVLNVAEGTSFMHVNTCAEFYTGTGITYHGIKANDTEKFILSAFFEEGAEFIDKALAHNNGKGKVYVHCREGYSRSPTMVIAYLMLRHKMDARLAMATVRNKREIGPNEGFLRQLSQLNNKLAKEGKLNGEVGKLKTK